The following coding sequences lie in one Nitrospinota bacterium genomic window:
- a CDS encoding HIT domain-containing protein yields MKRIWAPWRMEYIEDSESKECIFCEKPKMKSDRKNYILYKGCLSFVILNIFPYAYSHIMIAPYRHVSSFTKLKSEEIFEVALIVQKSIEILRKTFKPDGFNIGVNEGKIAGAGVEEHMHVHVVPRWAGDTNFMPMLAEIKVFPEHLHTTYRKLFPLFKKIKL; encoded by the coding sequence GTGAAGAGAATATGGGCTCCATGGAGAATGGAGTATATTGAGGATAGTGAATCTAAAGAATGTATTTTTTGTGAAAAGCCAAAGATGAAAAGCGATAGAAAAAATTACATTCTTTATAAAGGTTGTTTATCTTTTGTTATCTTAAATATATTTCCATATGCCTATAGCCATATTATGATTGCTCCTTATAGACATGTATCTTCTTTTACCAAACTAAAGAGTGAAGAGATTTTTGAAGTAGCCTTGATTGTTCAAAAGAGTATTGAAATCCTCAGAAAGACCTTTAAGCCAGACGGATTCAATATAGGTGTTAATGAGGGTAAGATTGCTGGGGCTGGTGTTGAAGAACATATGCATGTTCATGTTGTTCCCCGTTGGGCAGGAGATACAAATTTTATGCCTATGCTTGCAGAGATAAAAGTATTTCCAGAGCATCTTCATACCA